Proteins encoded together in one Halothermothrix orenii H 168 window:
- the clpP gene encoding ATP-dependent Clp endopeptidase proteolytic subunit ClpP, translated as MSLIPVVVEQTNRGERSYDIYSRLLKDRIVFLGHPINDELSNLIIAQLLFLEAEDPDKDIHLYINSPGGSVTAALAMYDTIQYIKPDVATICMGQAASAGALLLASGTKGKRYALPNARVMIHQPAGGVQGKATEAEIHIKELLRLRERLNEILSKHTGKSVEQISKDVEQDYFMTAEEALEYGIIDEVITKNELKDK; from the coding sequence ATGAGTTTGATACCTGTTGTTGTTGAACAGACTAACAGGGGAGAGAGATCCTATGACATCTATTCCCGCCTGTTAAAAGATAGGATAGTTTTTCTGGGCCATCCTATTAATGATGAGCTTTCTAATTTAATTATTGCCCAGTTATTATTCCTGGAAGCAGAAGACCCGGATAAAGATATTCATTTGTATATAAATAGTCCAGGTGGTTCTGTTACCGCTGCTTTAGCAATGTATGATACCATTCAGTATATAAAACCCGATGTAGCCACAATATGTATGGGTCAAGCCGCCAGTGCCGGTGCCCTGCTGCTGGCTTCTGGAACCAAAGGTAAGCGTTATGCCCTGCCCAATGCCAGGGTTATGATTCATCAGCCGGCCGGTGGTGTTCAGGGTAAGGCTACTGAGGCTGAAATTCACATTAAAGAGCTTTTAAGGTTAAGAGAAAGACTCAATGAAATTTTAAGCAAGCACACCGGGAAGAGTGTTGAACAGATCAGTAAAGATGTTGAGCAGGATTATTTTATGACAGCAGAAGAGGCCCTTGAATATGGTATTATTGATGAGGTAATTACCAAGAACGAATTAAAAGATAAGTAA
- the clpX gene encoding ATP-dependent Clp protease ATP-binding subunit ClpX, translated as MFKFGDEKGQLKCSFCGKSQEQVRKLVAGPGVYICDECIELCNEIIEEELNDDVEFNLNNIPKPREIKKILDQYVVGQERAKKSLSVAVYNHYKRVNSDMKIDDVELQKSNILMVGPTGCGKTLLAQTLARILDVPFAITDATSLTEAGYVGEDVENILLKLIQAADYDIEKAERGIIYIDEIDKIARKSENPSITRDVSGEGVQQALLKILEGTVASVPPQGGRKHPHQEFIQIDTTNILFIAGGAFDGLDKIIKSRIDNKVMGFGADIKSKTEENVGETLKYILPEDLLRYGLIPEFIGRLPVIVTLNELVEEDLVKILTEPRNALVKQYKKFFEMDNVELEFTPEALTAIAQKALERNTGARGLRAVVEEAILDIMYDLPSEPGIAKCVITPEVIKNHKNPELIRVKDKEETA; from the coding sequence ATGTTTAAATTTGGAGATGAAAAGGGTCAGTTGAAATGTTCCTTCTGCGGGAAATCCCAGGAACAGGTCCGTAAACTGGTAGCTGGCCCCGGGGTATATATATGTGATGAGTGTATTGAACTCTGTAATGAAATAATAGAAGAGGAATTAAACGATGATGTGGAGTTCAATCTTAATAATATACCTAAACCCCGTGAAATAAAGAAAATCCTTGACCAGTATGTAGTCGGTCAGGAACGGGCCAAAAAATCACTGTCAGTGGCTGTCTATAACCATTACAAGAGAGTAAATTCTGATATGAAAATAGATGATGTTGAGTTGCAGAAGAGTAATATTTTGATGGTAGGCCCGACCGGATGTGGAAAGACACTGTTAGCCCAGACACTGGCCAGAATACTGGATGTACCCTTTGCTATTACCGATGCCACCTCTTTAACCGAAGCAGGATATGTTGGTGAGGATGTAGAAAATATTCTGCTGAAATTAATTCAGGCTGCTGATTATGATATCGAAAAAGCAGAACGGGGTATTATCTATATCGATGAAATAGACAAAATAGCCCGGAAATCCGAAAATCCGTCTATTACCAGGGATGTTTCCGGAGAAGGTGTTCAGCAGGCCCTCCTGAAAATTCTGGAAGGAACAGTTGCCAGTGTACCGCCCCAGGGAGGGAGAAAACATCCACACCAGGAGTTTATCCAGATAGATACTACCAATATTCTGTTTATAGCCGGTGGTGCTTTTGATGGCCTGGATAAGATAATTAAATCCAGGATTGATAATAAAGTGATGGGTTTCGGGGCAGACATTAAGAGCAAGACTGAAGAAAATGTCGGGGAAACCCTGAAATATATCCTGCCTGAAGATTTACTGCGCTACGGGTTAATTCCTGAATTTATCGGTAGGTTGCCGGTAATTGTTACTCTGAATGAACTGGTTGAAGAAGACCTGGTTAAGATTTTGACCGAGCCCCGTAACGCGCTGGTTAAACAGTACAAGAAGTTCTTTGAAATGGATAATGTAGAGCTTGAGTTTACTCCAGAGGCCTTAACGGCAATTGCCCAGAAGGCCCTTGAAAGAAATACTGGAGCCCGTGGTTTGAGGGCTGTTGTTGAAGAAGCTATCCTTGATATAATGTATGACCTTCCTTCAGAACCCGGTATTGCTAAATGTGTTATTACACCTGAAGTAATTAAAAACCACAAAAACCCTGAATTAATCAGGGTTAAGGATAAAGAAGAGACCGCTTAA
- the lonB gene encoding ATP-dependent protease LonB has product MDQNLLNVFTIIQFFFAVVIGLYFWNMLRNQQGTKRAVVKESRKELNKLREMRRISLTEPLAEKTRPTGFEDIIGQKEGIEALKAALCGPNPQHVILYGPPGVGKTAAARLVLETAKRNPLSPFKRDAKFIEIDGTTARFDERSIADPLIGSVHDPIYQGAGPMGMAGIPQPKPGAVTKAHGGVLFIDEIGELHPIQMNKLLKVLEDRKVFLDSAYYSEEDTNIPQYIHDIFQNGLPADFRLIGATTRQPDEIPPAIRSRCLEIFFRELSTDEIRKIAVRAVKKIRFKIEDKALDLIEKYAKNGRETVNMVQLAGGIAIAGHRQEIKAHDIEKVLNNGQYSPRLIKKIHGFPQIGVVNGLAVRGPNIGMLLEIEVAAIKKRSSPGQIKITGVIEEEEIGSMGHTVRRKSMARESAENALTVLRRMMPVDPHNYDIHVNFPGGIPVDGPSAGVAMSVAIYSAITKKPVDNHIAMTGEVSIRGLVKPVGGIAAKIEAASKAGARKVLIPRENWQNLFELRDDIEIIPIETLEEAIEKSVAIKEDEKIKLIKADSLMTVPQ; this is encoded by the coding sequence GTGGATCAAAATCTCTTAAATGTTTTTACGATTATTCAGTTTTTCTTTGCGGTGGTTATCGGTCTCTACTTCTGGAATATGCTTCGTAACCAGCAGGGTACTAAACGTGCTGTGGTTAAGGAATCAAGAAAGGAATTAAATAAATTGAGGGAGATGAGAAGGATATCCCTCACTGAACCCCTGGCCGAAAAAACAAGGCCAACCGGGTTTGAGGACATAATAGGACAAAAAGAGGGGATTGAGGCCCTGAAAGCAGCACTGTGTGGGCCCAATCCCCAGCATGTTATATTATATGGACCGCCAGGTGTCGGTAAAACCGCAGCAGCCAGGCTGGTCCTGGAAACGGCCAAACGAAATCCCCTGTCACCCTTCAAACGTGATGCTAAATTTATTGAAATAGACGGGACTACGGCCCGTTTTGATGAAAGAAGTATTGCCGATCCCCTGATAGGTTCGGTCCATGACCCGATTTATCAGGGAGCGGGTCCCATGGGGATGGCCGGTATACCCCAGCCGAAACCGGGGGCAGTTACCAAGGCCCACGGAGGAGTTCTTTTTATAGATGAAATCGGGGAACTACATCCCATTCAGATGAACAAGCTTTTAAAGGTACTTGAAGATAGAAAGGTTTTTCTTGATAGTGCCTATTATAGTGAAGAGGATACCAATATACCTCAGTATATCCATGATATCTTTCAAAACGGTCTTCCGGCTGATTTCAGGTTGATTGGTGCGACAACAAGACAGCCTGATGAAATTCCGCCGGCTATCAGGTCCAGGTGTCTTGAGATCTTCTTCAGGGAACTGAGTACAGACGAAATAAGGAAGATTGCAGTGCGGGCTGTTAAAAAGATCAGGTTTAAAATTGAGGATAAGGCCCTTGACCTTATTGAGAAATATGCCAAGAACGGGCGGGAAACGGTCAATATGGTTCAGCTGGCCGGTGGTATTGCTATTGCCGGGCACCGTCAGGAAATAAAGGCTCATGATATTGAAAAGGTTTTAAATAACGGCCAGTATTCTCCCCGACTTATTAAAAAGATTCATGGCTTTCCCCAGATAGGCGTTGTAAACGGCCTGGCCGTAAGGGGTCCCAATATCGGGATGTTACTGGAGATTGAGGTTGCCGCCATAAAAAAAAGGTCTTCTCCGGGTCAGATTAAGATAACAGGTGTTATTGAGGAAGAGGAGATAGGGTCAATGGGGCATACGGTCCGCCGGAAAAGTATGGCCCGGGAGTCTGCCGAAAATGCCCTGACCGTGTTACGCCGGATGATGCCGGTTGATCCCCATAATTATGATATCCATGTTAATTTCCCGGGAGGGATTCCGGTCGATGGCCCTTCAGCCGGGGTTGCCATGTCGGTGGCCATTTATTCAGCTATAACCAAAAAACCAGTTGATAACCATATTGCCATGACCGGTGAGGTTTCAATCAGGGGTCTTGTTAAACCAGTTGGTGGAATCGCTGCCAAAATTGAGGCTGCCAGCAAAGCTGGAGCCAGAAAAGTGTTAATACCCAGGGAAAACTGGCAGAACCTCTTTGAACTCAGGGATGATATTGAAATTATTCCGATAGAGACCCTGGAAGAGGCTATTGAGAAATCGGTGGCTATAAAAGAAGATGAGAAAATAAAATTAATTAAAGCAGATAGTTTAATGACTGTTCCCCAATAA